In Luteimonas galliterrae, the sequence GGCGGCCGACCGGCTCTGGTTCTGCGGCGACCTGGTCAACCGCGGCGGCGAGTCGCTGGAAACCTTGCGCTTGGTGCATTCGCTGCGCGCGAACTGCGTCACCGTGCTCGGCAACCACGACCTGTCGCTGCTGGCGATCGGCGAGCGCCGTCCCGAAGAGCAACGCAAGGTCAATCCGGACCTGCAGCGCGTACTGTTCGCCGAAGATCGCGACGTGCTGCTGGACTGGCTGCGCTCGCAACCGCTGCTGCACGCCGAGCACGATCTGGGCTGGATGATGGTGCACGCCGGCCTGGCGCCCAAATGGACCGTATCGTTGGCGGAAAAGCATGCGCGCGAAGTCGAACAGCGGCTGCGCGGCGACGGCTACCGCAAGCTGCTGAAGAACATGTACGGCGACCAGCCGTCGTGGTCGCCCAAGCTGTCCGGCGTCGAGCGCGACCGCGCCATCATCAACGTGTTCACCCGGCTGCGCTATTGCACGCCGCGCGGGCGCATCGCCTTCGACGCCAAGGGCGCACCCGGCACGCAGCCGCCGGGTCTGTATCCGTGGTACGAAGTCCCGGGACGGGCCGAGCGCACGCTGAAGATCGTTTGCGGGCACTGGTCGACGCTGGGCCTGTTCATCGGCCACGGCGTGCATGCGCTGGACACCGGCGCGGTCTGGGGCGGCAAGCTGACCGCGCTGCAGCTGGACAGCGAGGATTTGCGCGTCGTGCAGGTGCCGGGGCGCAACGTGCCGGCGCCTTCGCCTCAGGCGCGCAAGTAATCGACGAATTCGAAATCGAAAGCGTGCTTGGCGTCGGCGCGGCGGCTTTCGCGCGATGCGATGCGCCATCCGTTGCGATCGAAATCCGGGAAGAAGGTATCCGCGCCTTCGACCACGGTGTCGACATGGGTCAGATACAGCGCATCGGCCGACGGCAAGGTCAGCGCGTAGATCTCGGCGCCGCCGATGACGCACAGTTCCTGCGCGCCGTCGTCGCCTGCCGCCTGCAGCGCGGCGTCGAGCGTATCGACGGCCTGCATGCCTTCGAACGGCGCGTTTCCGGATCGCGTCAGCACCAGATTGGGCCGCCCCGGCAGCGCGCGGCCGAGCGACGCGGCGGTTTTGCGGCCCATCAGCACCGGCTTGCCCAGCGTCAGCCGTTTGAAGCGTTTCAGATCGTCGGGCAGATGCCAGGGCAAGGCGTTGCCCTTGCCGATGGCGGCGTTGCGGTCCAGCGCGGCGATCAACGACAGTTTCATCGCGCTAGTTTGCGCCAACTTCGATCCAGCGAATAGCGGCCCGCGCCGGCGAACACCAGGCACAAGCCCGCCGCGACCAAAGCGAGCGCGGCGAACGCGCCGGGATAAGCTTGTTTCGAATCGACCATCACGATCGCGACGACGAAGTTGAAGGCCACGATCGCGCCTGCGAAACGCGTGCAGAGTCCGAGCACCAGCGCCAGGCCGCCGCCGAACTGTCCGATCACCGACAGCACCGCGCAGAACAACGGAAAGGGAAAACCGAACTGCGCCAGGAAATCGCGGAACTCGAGCATCCGCGCCCACGAAAACACATTGTCCTGCGTCATGAACATCAGATGCCCGCCCATCACGATACGCAGGATCAGCAGGCCGACGCCATGCTGGCCTGCCAAACGACGCTCCACGGCGTTATGCCAGCCTGCGATGCTCATTTGCTCCTCCGGACAGCACCTGTGCGGAAGGCATTGCATCGCACTCGTCTGCCGACGGCCAGCATCGCGGGACGAAATGGCCGTAGCCGGGGACCAATATCAGACCGCGACCGGCGCCTTGATAGCGGGCAACGGATCGTAGCCCTCGATCGCGATATCGTCGTACGTGAAAGCGAAGAGGTCGTTCACGTCCGGATTCAGCGCGAGTTTCGGCAGCGCGCGCGGCTCCCGCGACAACTGCTCGCGCGCCTGGTCGAAGTGGTTCGAATACAGGTGCGCATCGCCGAGCGTATGCACGAAATCGCCGACGCCCAGGCCGGTCGCCTGCGCGACCATGTGCGTCAGCAAGGCGTAGCTGGCGATGTTGAACGGCACGCCGAGGAAAATGTCGCCGCTGCGCTGGTACAGCTGGCAGCTGAGCTTGCCGCCCGCCACGTAGAACTGGAACATCGTGTGGCAGGGCATCAGCGCCATGTCGGGCAAGTCGGCGACGTTCCAGGCGCTGACGATCAGGCGCCGCGAGTCCGGATTGCGCTTGATCTCGTCCACTACCCAGCGCATCTGATCGATCTCGCGGCCGCCGGGCGCCGCCCAGCGCCGCCATTGCTTGCCGTACACCGGGCCGAGTTCGCCGTTCGCGTCGGCCCACTCGTCCCAGATCGAAACCTTGTTTTCCTTCAGGTACGCGATGTTGGTTTCGCCGCGCAGGAACCACAGCAGCTCGTGCACGATCGAGCGCAGGTGCAGCTTCTTGGTGGTGACCAGCGGGAAGCCTTCGTTCAGATCGAAGCGCAGCTGCCAACCGAAGACGCTGCGCGTGCCGGTGCCGGTGCGGTCGCCTTTCTCGGCGCCGTTCTCGAGCACGTGGCGCAGCAGGTCCAGGTACTGGCGCATCAGGCGGCCTCGCTAGCGGGCTGGGGCTGCAGCGTCGGCGCGCTGCGCGAGCGCCACAGCCAGAACAGGCCCAGCGCCACCAGCGGCAGGCTCAGCACCTGGCCCATGGTCACCCAGCCGAACGCGAGGTAGCCGAGCTGCTCGTCCGGAACGCGCACGAATTCGACCGCGAAACGGAACAAGCCGTACAGCAGCGCGAACAATCCGGCGACGGCATAACGCGGCCGCGGCCGGCGGGAGAACCACCACAGGGCGCAGAACATCACCAAGCCCTCCAACGTGGCCTGATAGAGCTGCGAAGGATGCCGCGCGAAATGATCCAGCGCGCCGGCGGCGTATTGCGCCTGCAACTGAGCCGGATCCAGGTTTGCGAGTTCGCGTTCCGCGCGCGGAAAGACCACGCCCCAACCGGCCTGCGTGTATTTGC encodes:
- a CDS encoding DoxX family protein, whose translation is MSIAGWHNAVERRLAGQHGVGLLILRIVMGGHLMFMTQDNVFSWARMLEFRDFLAQFGFPFPLFCAVLSVIGQFGGGLALVLGLCTRFAGAIVAFNFVVAIVMVDSKQAYPGAFAALALVAAGLCLVFAGAGRYSLDRSWRKLAR
- a CDS encoding thymidylate synthase, whose amino-acid sequence is MRQYLDLLRHVLENGAEKGDRTGTGTRSVFGWQLRFDLNEGFPLVTTKKLHLRSIVHELLWFLRGETNIAYLKENKVSIWDEWADANGELGPVYGKQWRRWAAPGGREIDQMRWVVDEIKRNPDSRRLIVSAWNVADLPDMALMPCHTMFQFYVAGGKLSCQLYQRSGDIFLGVPFNIASYALLTHMVAQATGLGVGDFVHTLGDAHLYSNHFDQAREQLSREPRALPKLALNPDVNDLFAFTYDDIAIEGYDPLPAIKAPVAV